The genomic stretch GTGAGTTATGCAAAGCGACAGAAAATCTTTCCATTTATAATGTACCACCGCAGGGAGAATCCTATGGAGATGCCGCAATCCTGATTTGCAAAACATGTCTGGATCAGTTGGACAAAAAAGAAGAGCTCAATGCCACGCATTGGAACTGTTTACGCGATAGTATGTGGAGTGATGTGATACCGGTGCAGGTGGTTTCCTGGCGCCTGCTGAACCGATTGAAAAACGAAACCTGGGCGGCAGATCTGATCGATCAGATGTACCTCGATGACGATACGATGGAGTGGGCGAAGGCCAGTGGTGATCACCTGGAGTCGGATGCCGGAGATATGCACCGTGATTGTAATGGCGCACTCTTGCGTACCGGAGACACTGTGTCGCTTATCAAATCCCTCGATGTAAAAGGGTCGCAAATCAATGCCAAAATAGGAACGGTGGTAAAAAATATCAGGACTGTTTCCGATAATACGGAGCAGATAGAAGGTAAAATAGAGGGACAGCAAATAGTGATTTTGACAAAGTTTGTGAGGAAATCTTCGTAATTTCTTACGTCTTTTATTTTTTTGAAGTCTGATTTTTTTGTGTTCTCCTTTTTAACTGCGCGAAGAATATCGTAATATCCATCCGCAAACACCTTATTATCAGCCAGATCAAATTTCTTTCATGTTTTTCGAAATTGAAGTGAGTTTTAATTTTATTTTGATCGTATGATTAAATTTTGTAGTATTGAATTGAAATTAATTGTCCCGGTTTATTTGAGGAGTTCGTTGGGTTTATTTTGAGATGTATAATTTAATGGGAGCAGATACTCTAATGTGTATTGTGCTCATGGTAAAGCTTTACATTTTAAAGTAATTTCAGACTCCATTTAACGATATAAATGAAACTAAAAAATATATATAGAATTCTTATGAAAAAAACAAACATTAAATTAATGATTGCTGCGAGTCTGTTTCTTGGAATCTTTCAGGCGCAAACTGTAAATGCACAATGGTCATTGACCGGAAATGCGGGCACAGTTCCCGGTACAAATTTCCTAGGCACTACGGATACCAAAGCTTTGTATTTTAAAACCAAGAATGCGACGCGTATGGTCATTAACAGTTCCGGTCGTGTAGGAATTGCGACATCAACACCTCAGAACAGATTAGATGTAAAAGGCAATCTTTCTATAGGTTCAGCCTATGCCGGTACTTTTGCAGCTCCTATTGATGGGGCTATTATTCAAGGCGCGGTGGCAATTGGAAGTAATACTCCGTTTACAGGTATTGCAAAATTCCATGTGAAGGATGATGGAGGTAATTTCTTTAATGTGTATAATAATTTTGGAATCGGTAATGGAATGCGACTTGTTGGAGAGTTTTCTTCAGTAGGAGGAGCAGGTGCTATAGTACGATATTCAGGTGTAGGTTCTTCGCTTGTTGATATTGGTCAGGGTGCAGGAGGAGGTTTTGTGGTAAATGGAAACTTTAGTAATTTAATGACAATAAATCAAAACGGGAATGCAGGTATCGGCGCCAGTCCTTCTGCTACCTACAAATTAGCAGTAGGAGGTAAAATAATTTGCGAAGAATTAAAAGTACAATTGCAGCCCTTCCCGGATTATGTTTTTGAAGCAGGCTATCCGCTCAAATCAATTAGTGAAGTAGATGAACATATTCAATTGCATGGACATCTGCCGGGCATGCCAAGTGCGGAAGAAGTGGAGTCGGCCGGAATGAGTGTGGGAGAAATGACAGGTAAAGTGGTAGAGAAAGTAGAAGAGAACACCTTGTACATCATTCAACTGTATAAAGAAAACCAGCAGTTGAAAGCTACATTAGAAGCTATGCAAAAACAAATTGATGATCTGAAGAAATAATTTTTTGACCCCATTTCATTTCAATAAATTATTTAATCAATCAGATATCATGAAAATAAGAAAACATATATATATTACGCTGTTGGCGTGCTTGACCTTCTGGTCAGCCTACGGACAGCTATCAGATAGTCGTCAATGGCCCGCG from Bacteroidota bacterium encodes the following:
- a CDS encoding PhnA domain-containing protein; translated protein: MSVIDVLKERSGNSCELCKATENLSIYNVPPQGESYGDAAILICKTCLDQLDKKEELNATHWNCLRDSMWSDVIPVQVVSWRLLNRLKNETWAADLIDQMYLDDDTMEWAKASGDHLESDAGDMHRDCNGALLRTGDTVSLIKSLDVKGSQINAKIGTVVKNIRTVSDNTEQIEGKIEGQQIVILTKFVRKSS